The DNA sequence CCTTAACTTGGTCTACTGgacctcttttttttcttttttctttttttttttcttttttccctttgaTTGAATGATTAAAATCCTCAACATGAATGATGTTTTGTGGATGTCTATTGCCTTACTATTGTTATTGGTTTATTGCTGAATTTGAAATATTGTATTTCCTTAAACTGAGTATTGCAAAGAATGGATTAATAGTTGTCAGGTTCTGTTCCTAATACCATTATATGAATGACTTCTATTGCCCTTATGCATGGGGCATTTTCATTAAACAAATATGTATTGTTTTCAGTTTTTCATGCCTCTGCTGGTTCTTAATGTGTTTTCATATATGTTGAGTGGAAAGAATCCTAATTATATTTATACTGTTCTTAATGTGATTTGTTCCTGTGCTGGTGTAATAGGTTGCTTCTGGAACGTCCTTGTATGCATTTGCTGTTCATTCATGTTAGTCTCTATCACTCTTCTATAGCAGTATGCTGTTTAGTTCTTACTTTTGCAGCTCTTTGAATTGCATACCCATTGAATATTAATGTCATGTATAATATATTGGAATAGCAGTTTGAATTGTAATAGTTTGTAGTTGTAGGAATGTAGGTGCTAGTTGTCCTCACTATCTTTTACAATATTTGTCTTCCCTTAATCTTCCTTATTGCTTGTTGCTTTCTTTGCTGCTCCATTTGATGTTTGTGAGTAATTTAGGGTTGAtctattacttttatttattttttttaatactttatGTTTTCTCATTTGCATTTAAAATTTATAGACAACAGTATAGGCATATGAGCTGAATTTACCAAGACGAACCCCCTAATGTTGGTAGTGAGTTTGATCTATAGCTCTGTTTAGTTTTGCTGTCCTACATTTAATCTAAAGTTGAACTAAGACAGTGATCCTATTTACTATGCTCTTGTTTGTCAGATTTAAGTTTAACATCTTATCAATCTGCATTTGTTTATATAAGAATACTGTTTTATGTTAATAGAAAGATGGAGCGCACCAGATTTAACATGAGGGGTCGTAACTCTGGTTCAACTCCGTCAGAAGAATCATCTTTGGACCTTGAAAGAAATTGTTGCAGTCATTCTAATCTGCCTTCACTGAGTCCACCAACACTACAACCCTTTGCCTCGGCTGGGCAGCACTGTGATGGCAATGCTGCCTACTTCTCATGGCCAAGCCGCTTGAATGATGCTGCGGAAGAGCGAGCAAACTATTTTTTAAATCTACAAAAGGGGGTACTACCTGAAACACTTGGTCGGTTGCCAAAGGGGCAGCAGGCAACCACATTGCTTGAACTCATGACAATTAGGGCATTTCACAGCAAGATACTGCGTTGTTACAGCCTTGGTACAGCAATTGGTTTTCGCATACGGCGAGGTGTATTAACAGATATTCCTgcaattttagtatttgtttCGAGGAAAGTTCACAAACAATGGCTCAGCCCAATCCAATGTCTACCCACTGCACTTGAGGTTGTTGACAATATTTAATCTGAATCTACCCTAACTTTTTTAGATATTTAGTAATTATTTGTTCTCTAATGCCTAGTGCAGCACTTAAATGTTTAATATGTAAATCAGGGGCCTGGTGGAGTATGGTGTGATGTAGATGTGGTGGAATTCTCTTATTTTGGTGCCCCAGAGCCAGTTCCAAAGGAACAGCTGTATACAGAGATTGTAGATGACTTGCGTGGGGGTGACCCTTGCATTGGTTCAGGATCTCAGGTGTTTCTTTGTtccaatttaaaatagaatacttTTGATTCATTTTATATTGTGTAGATTTAATGACGAAAGAAGGCTTTTTGGTCTGATAATGATGTCATGATAAGGTAACCGTTGTTACTGTCCTTTTATCGGTTTGCCAATTATGATGTTAATTTTAATGTGGTTCTGTTGCCAAGAAAGCATTTTCTACATGATTCTAACTTTGTTGGTTGTATGTTGTGATTTCAACTAGTACTGTAATTGTTCTATATGGTCACCTCTGAAGTTTAATATCCTCATGTGTGGACCTTCTATAGTCCTCAGATTTCATTCTTCATCATTTTATTGTATCTATTACTTTTCTGGAACCATAATGGTGTCAAATTCCTGTATTCATGAATCAGTTGAATTTTTAATTGCTTACTTCCTTCGTACAGGTGGCAAGCCAGGAGACATATGGAACTTTGGGTGCCATTGTTAGGAGCCAAACAGGTAGTCGGCAGGTTGGTTTTCTCACAAATCGACATGTCGCAGTTGACCTGGATTATCCGAATCAAAAGATGTTTCATCCTCTTCCACCCACCTTGGGACCTGGGGTTTACCTTGGTGCAGTAGAGCGAGCAACTTCATTTATAACAGATGAACTTTGGTATGGCATATTTGCTGGAATAAACCCAGGTAACATAGTTTTATAGGCCTGATAAATTCTATTGCACCGACTCAGATTTCCTCATGCGTAGTCATCCTTCATCACGGTGTGTTTCTCTTGCAGAGACTTTTGTGAGAGCCGATGGCGCATTTATTCCTTTTGCCGATGACTTTGACATGTCCACTGTTACTACTGTAGTGAGAGGCGTTGGAGATATCGGTGATGTAAAAATTATTGACCTACAGGCACCAATTAGTAGCCTTATTGGAAAACAGGTGGTGAAGGTCGGAAGAAGTTCCGGCTTGACTACAGGCATTGTTTTGGCTTATGCCTTAGAGtataatgatgaaaaaggaatatGCTTTCTAACAGATTTTCTTGTGGTTGGCGAGAACCAGCAAACGTTTGACCTCGAAGGAGACAGTGGAAGTCTCATCATGTTAAAGGGTGACAATAGCGAGAAACCACGGCCAATTGGGATCATATGGGGAGGAACGGCTAATAGGGGCCGCCTTAAGTTGAAAATTGGACAACCTCCTGAGAATTGGACTAGTGGGGTTGATCTAGGCCGTCTTCTCAATCTACTTGAACTCGATTTGATAACAACAGATGAAGGACTAAGAGGTTTGTCAATTTTTTCTCAGAatgatctgttttttttttttttttgttactctTTTCCGTCATTCAGATCTTGTGTTATAAATCCTGATTCTGTTTTTTCTGCTGTCACATATTAGTGGCGGTGCAAGAACAAAGAGCTGCTTCTGCAACCGCGATTGGCTCTACCGTTGGCGACTCATCAACCCCTGATGCTATGCTTCTGAAAGATAAATCCGTAGATAAGTACGAGTCACTTGGTCTTCAGATTCAGTCCATTCCCTTAGGAGTTGAGACTAGCAACCAAGACATGAAACCGTCGAATATGGAGACTGAATTTCAGTTAGAAGATGGGATCAAGGTAGCTCCCAGTATCGAACACCAGTTCATCCCGAGTTTCATGAGCCGGTCTCCACTGCACAAGAACAGCATGCAGGAGCGGGCTGCGACCGAGAATTTGTCCTCGTTGAGGAGTGGCTGCGACGAAGATTTATGCGTTTCGCTGCATCTTGGTGATAACGAAGCAAAGAGAAGGCGTTCTGAAGCATCAACTAGCACTGAGGAAGCTCAGTGAAGTAGATTATTTACATGAGCTGGATGAACCTGCTTGTTAAAAGATTCAATCATTTTTAATTAGTCCCTTTTTTTCACCGGGTAACGTGTTGTTTGTAACATTTATGATACTGTATTTTATGCTTCGAAGCTGAGACAATGAGCAATGATCTTTGTGGAGTTCGCTGTCTATGAAAGTGAATCTGTGGTTAGAGACAGAGAAGAAAAGTTTGTCTTGGTGTCTAGTTGATAGCTTTACAACTCCTCCTTTttctaaaagaagaaaacaaaaaaatctgaAGATCATAGTTCCATTCAAATTAGTCAAACATTTTACATTTCACGTATGATTAAATTCTGATCTAACAGAAAATCACAGTTAACCCTTGATGcctacaataaataaaaaaattccaattacaaactacaaaaaaatataattaatattagaatttaatttggATGGATCGGTCATTCAATCAAATTCATGTGTTTA is a window from the Arachis hypogaea cultivar Tifrunner chromosome 1, arahy.Tifrunner.gnm2.J5K5, whole genome shotgun sequence genome containing:
- the LOC112793383 gene encoding protein NARROW LEAF 1, which gives rise to MERTRFNMRGRNSGSTPSEESSLDLERNCCSHSNLPSLSPPTLQPFASAGQHCDGNAAYFSWPSRLNDAAEERANYFLNLQKGVLPETLGRLPKGQQATTLLELMTIRAFHSKILRCYSLGTAIGFRIRRGVLTDIPAILVFVSRKVHKQWLSPIQCLPTALEGPGGVWCDVDVVEFSYFGAPEPVPKEQLYTEIVDDLRGGDPCIGSGSQVASQETYGTLGAIVRSQTGSRQVGFLTNRHVAVDLDYPNQKMFHPLPPTLGPGVYLGAVERATSFITDELWYGIFAGINPETFVRADGAFIPFADDFDMSTVTTVVRGVGDIGDVKIIDLQAPISSLIGKQVVKVGRSSGLTTGIVLAYALEYNDEKGICFLTDFLVVGENQQTFDLEGDSGSLIMLKGDNSEKPRPIGIIWGGTANRGRLKLKIGQPPENWTSGVDLGRLLNLLELDLITTDEGLRVAVQEQRAASATAIGSTVGDSSTPDAMLLKDKSVDKYESLGLQIQSIPLGVETSNQDMKPSNMETEFQLEDGIKVAPSIEHQFIPSFMSRSPLHKNSMQERAATENLSSLRSGCDEDLCVSLHLGDNEAKRRRSEASTSTEEAQ